A single region of the Kocuria rosea genome encodes:
- a CDS encoding glycerol dehydrogenase encodes MDAPVRSVISPGRYVQGPGAIACLGEYLAAVGQTPLVVADDVVWGFVGRDVEASLARAGMATTREAFNGIPSAGEIDRLTAVIRAAGADVAVAVGGGSTIDAVKASGFLAGIRWVSVPTVASTDAPTSALAVVYTDEGVFEEYRFFPRNPDLVLVDSQLVANAPATFLAAGVGDALATWLEARATAASGSLTMAGGTATLTGTALARLSWDVLWDNALVAMDAARDHVVTPALEKVIEANTLLSGLGFESGGLAAAHAVHNGLTAAPQTHGLAHGQKVNIGSITQLVLEGAPSSEIVDFIEFTTRVGLPTTLTEIGLRAEDTEEIRAVARAATVESETIHSMPFTVRADDVAAALTSIERLGRRVRARAGLPEPQPYRHAH; translated from the coding sequence ATGGACGCTCCCGTCCGCTCCGTCATCAGCCCAGGACGCTACGTCCAGGGACCGGGCGCCATCGCCTGCCTGGGAGAGTATCTCGCCGCCGTCGGGCAGACACCCCTGGTGGTGGCCGACGACGTCGTCTGGGGGTTCGTGGGCCGCGACGTGGAAGCGTCCCTGGCGCGGGCCGGCATGGCGACCACGCGCGAGGCCTTCAACGGCATCCCCTCGGCCGGGGAGATCGACCGGCTCACGGCGGTCATCCGCGCGGCGGGGGCCGACGTGGCCGTGGCCGTGGGCGGCGGCAGCACCATCGACGCGGTCAAGGCCTCGGGGTTCCTCGCCGGGATCCGGTGGGTCAGCGTCCCCACCGTCGCCTCCACCGACGCGCCGACCTCGGCGCTGGCGGTCGTCTACACCGACGAGGGCGTCTTCGAGGAGTACCGGTTCTTCCCCCGCAACCCCGACCTCGTCCTCGTCGACTCCCAGCTGGTGGCCAACGCGCCGGCGACGTTCCTGGCGGCGGGCGTCGGCGACGCCCTGGCCACCTGGCTGGAGGCCAGGGCCACCGCCGCCTCGGGGTCGCTGACCATGGCCGGGGGCACGGCCACCCTCACGGGCACCGCCCTGGCCCGGCTGAGCTGGGACGTCCTGTGGGACAACGCCCTCGTGGCGATGGACGCCGCCCGGGACCACGTCGTGACCCCGGCACTGGAGAAGGTCATCGAGGCCAACACCCTGCTCTCCGGGCTCGGCTTCGAGTCCGGCGGACTGGCGGCGGCCCACGCCGTCCACAACGGACTGACCGCGGCGCCGCAGACCCACGGCCTGGCCCACGGGCAGAAGGTCAACATCGGCTCCATCACCCAGCTCGTGCTGGAGGGCGCCCCGAGCTCGGAGATCGTGGACTTCATCGAGTTCACCACCCGGGTCGGGCTCCCGACCACCCTCACGGAGATCGGGCTGCGCGCGGAGGACACCGAGGAGATCCGGGCCGTGGCGCGGGCCGCCACCGTGGAGAGCGAGACCATCCACAGCATGCCCTTCACCGTGCGGGCGGACGACGTCGCCGCGGCGCTGACCTCCATCGAGCGCCTCGGCCGGCGGGTGCGTGCCCGCGCCGGGCTGCCCGAGCCGCAGCCCTACCGCCACGCCCACTAG
- a CDS encoding glucose-1-phosphate adenylyltransferase family protein, whose translation MRIPRTLALVLAGGKGSRLGALTEKKVKPALPVAGTYRLIDVALSNLVHSHLSDVWVVEQFLPHSLNQHLANGRPWDLDRTHGGLQVLPPYQGTEGEGFAEGNADSLYRQKDLIRDFAPDLVLVLSADHLYTLNFLDVIDTHLERGADLTVVTTLVDEDPSRYGVVQADDGGRVTGFDYKPDEPRGRLVAAEMFLYDAEKLLEALDLVHEQEGGLEDYGNDLVPWFVAHRRVVEHRLDGYWMDLGTLQSYWTAHMQMLDGDGVALDDPGWPILSAQPQRVPARIAGSAELRGSMVAAGAMVRGAVEHSVLGPGVVVEEGATVRSSVLLDGVRVGAGVTLENVLADTGADISAGAHGAAGAVTLIDGTGAVAATEEFDRGAVLPRGH comes from the coding sequence ATGCGCATCCCTCGCACGCTGGCCCTGGTCCTCGCCGGCGGGAAGGGCTCCCGGCTCGGCGCCCTGACCGAGAAGAAGGTCAAGCCCGCCCTCCCCGTGGCGGGCACCTACCGGCTCATCGACGTCGCCCTGTCCAACCTCGTGCACTCCCACCTCTCGGACGTGTGGGTCGTCGAGCAGTTCCTTCCGCACAGCCTCAACCAGCACCTGGCCAACGGGCGCCCCTGGGACCTCGACCGCACCCACGGCGGGCTCCAGGTCCTGCCCCCGTACCAGGGCACCGAGGGCGAGGGCTTCGCCGAGGGCAACGCGGACTCGCTCTACCGGCAGAAGGACCTGATCCGCGACTTCGCCCCGGACCTGGTCCTGGTGCTCAGCGCCGACCACCTGTACACGCTGAACTTCCTCGACGTGATCGACACCCACCTCGAGCGGGGCGCCGACCTGACCGTGGTCACCACGCTCGTCGACGAGGACCCCTCCCGCTACGGCGTGGTGCAGGCCGACGACGGCGGCCGCGTCACCGGCTTCGACTACAAGCCGGACGAGCCCCGGGGGCGGCTGGTCGCGGCCGAGATGTTCCTCTACGACGCGGAGAAGCTGCTGGAGGCCCTGGACCTCGTGCACGAGCAGGAGGGCGGGCTCGAGGACTACGGCAACGACCTGGTCCCGTGGTTCGTGGCGCACCGCAGGGTGGTGGAGCACCGCCTGGACGGGTACTGGATGGACCTGGGCACCCTGCAGTCCTACTGGACCGCCCACATGCAGATGCTCGACGGCGACGGCGTGGCCCTGGACGACCCCGGCTGGCCGATCCTCTCGGCCCAGCCGCAGCGGGTGCCCGCCCGGATCGCCGGCAGCGCCGAGCTGCGCGGGTCGATGGTCGCCGCGGGCGCGATGGTGCGCGGCGCCGTGGAGCACTCGGTGCTCGGCCCCGGCGTCGTCGTCGAGGAGGGCGCCACGGTGCGCAGCTCGGTGCTGCTGGACGGCGTCCGGGTGGGAGCCGGGGTGACCCTCGAGAACGTCCTCGCCGACACGGGAGCCGACATCTCCGCGGGTGCGCACGGCGCCGCGGGCGCCGTGACCCTGATCGACGGCACGGGCGCCGTGGCGGCCACCGAGGAGTTCGACCGCGGGGCGGTCCTGCCCCGCGGTCACTGA
- the prfB gene encoding peptide chain release factor 2 gives MASLDFPAEISALRSTFASIEAVSDVDAIKRDIAELSQQATAPDLWDDQAAAQKITSKLSHKQSDLERLEKLGGRIDDIEVMVQLAAEEDDAETLELAVEELAAVKKALSRLEVQTLLSGEYDEREAVVTIRSGAGGVDAADFAEMLMRMYLRWAERHGYPTTVLDTSYAEEAGLKSATFEVKAPYAFGTLSVEAGTHRLVRISPFDNQGRRQTSFAAVEVIPLIEQDDSIEIPESEIKVDVFRSSGPGGQSVNTTDSAVRMTHIPTGIVVSMQNEKSQIQNRAAALRVLQSRLLLQRQEEESAKKKELAGDVKASWGDQMRSYVLNPYQMVKDLRTNHEEGNPSAIFDGAIDGFVDAGIRWRADQRHAPADA, from the coding sequence ATGGCCTCCCTTGACTTCCCGGCAGAGATCTCCGCCCTCCGTTCCACGTTCGCGTCCATCGAGGCCGTGAGCGACGTCGACGCCATCAAGCGGGACATTGCCGAGCTCTCGCAGCAGGCGACCGCCCCGGACCTGTGGGACGACCAGGCCGCGGCGCAGAAGATCACCTCCAAGCTCTCCCACAAGCAGTCCGACCTCGAGCGGCTCGAGAAGCTCGGCGGCCGCATCGACGACATCGAGGTCATGGTGCAGCTGGCCGCCGAGGAGGACGACGCGGAGACCCTGGAGCTCGCCGTGGAGGAGCTCGCCGCGGTCAAGAAGGCGCTCTCCCGGCTGGAGGTCCAGACCCTGCTCTCGGGCGAGTACGACGAGCGCGAGGCCGTGGTGACCATCCGCTCCGGCGCCGGCGGCGTGGACGCCGCCGACTTCGCCGAGATGCTCATGCGCATGTACCTGCGCTGGGCGGAGCGCCACGGCTACCCGACCACCGTCCTGGACACCTCCTACGCGGAGGAGGCGGGCCTGAAGTCCGCGACCTTCGAGGTCAAGGCCCCCTACGCCTTCGGCACCCTGTCCGTCGAGGCCGGCACCCACCGGCTCGTCCGCATCTCCCCCTTCGACAACCAGGGGCGGCGCCAGACCTCGTTCGCGGCGGTGGAGGTCATCCCGCTCATCGAGCAGGACGACTCGATCGAGATCCCCGAGTCCGAGATCAAGGTGGACGTCTTCCGCTCCTCGGGCCCCGGCGGGCAGTCCGTGAACACCACGGACTCCGCCGTGCGGATGACCCACATCCCCACGGGCATCGTCGTGTCCATGCAGAACGAGAAGTCCCAGATCCAGAACCGCGCCGCCGCGCTGCGCGTGCTCCAGTCGCGGCTGCTCCTGCAGCGCCAGGAGGAGGAGAGCGCCAAGAAGAAGGAGCTGGCCGGGGACGTCAAGGCGTCCTGGGGCGACCAGATGCGCTCCTACGTCCTGAACCCGTACCAGATGGTCAAGGACCTGCGGACCAACCACGAGGAGGGCAACCCCTCCGCGATCTTCGACGGCGCGATCGACGGCTTCGTCGACGCCGGGATCCGCTGGCGCGCCGACCAGCGCCACGCCCCGGCCGACGCCTGA